aattaagtttaaaaaaaaaaaaaaaaaagaaggaagccaAGTGGTGAAGGTTGCTGGCCATCCTCCATCATCATCGGCCCTTCCTAGCTTGGCTATGGTAAGGGGATGGCGGCGAGTACCTGCATGGCCCTTGCCACTTTCccttctatttcctttttttaaaaaacatttaaattttaatatttttttcaatctaatgttttcatgttttctcatttctttttttctcctttgctgCGGCCGATGAGGGCCCACAATTTTCGCCGCTTGCTGGCGAAGGTTGCCTCATTAGGTCCTTGCCAATGACCGGTGAGGGTGGCCCTCACTAGATCCGATAAGGGCCACCCTCGCCCAGCTCTCTCCAGGCATTGGTAGTGGTTAGCCATTGCTCAAAACTAGTCATTGGcaaaaaggcaagaaaaaaaattcaaaaattaaaggatgaaaatatccttaatCATCCGACAAGGGCCACCCTCGCCTAGCTCTCTCCAGGCATTGCCAGTGGCTGGCCACCACTTGAAACCAACCATTGgcgaaaaggaaaggaaaaaaaagaaagaagaaaaacaaaaaaaaaagataaaaattcaaaaattaaaggacGAAAATCTCCTCGATCATCCGGTGAGGTAAAACCTTTCTTTGAGACTAACATGGTAAattcatacccttatttaaaataaaatccacttaaagcccttatttaagaaaatgatgttacttcaagttcttatttaaaacaaaatcaactataagcccttatttgagaaaatgagaacacttcaggcctttattgaaattttccgaaaaaaacttcaatttttcttgaaaagtatTAGTAAGTTGCCAAcgacttaattagaaaaaaaaaaacgttaagGGTGGCATTTTGTTGTACTTACTTACACTTATTGAAATTTACTTAAAAATtaccttagtttttttttttgggaatgaaACAATAAAATTTTGCTACTAAGCATGGATTCATGGCTATTGTAATGATAAATGACTTGACATGATGAACTCCTGCTTTATTCGTGGAAGAAGGTTATTCTCCATCCTCTTGTCTATGCTAGATAAGATGTCACCAGAGCCTGGAAATTTTTCCCCAGAAAAAAGATTCACTCTCCCTTTTCAAAAGATCCAGAAAAATTCATGCCGACAAATTTCTGCTTTCATGTCATGCAAAATACTGTGTGTTCGTTTTCTTCCACTGTGGACCAGAAACAGAGAGAGGGGCGTAGAAAAATTTGGTGCTGCCCCCGCAAAAGGTTCCACCAATCGCAGGACGTGAGCAAAAAGAAGCACAGTTCATGATGGGGCGCTTCTGTAGAATTTCCTTGCtgcctttgctttttctattctAATCCAGTTTGGAATCTGGATTGAATTGCCACTTGTCTAGGCTTTGGAGTTCTTCCATGTCTAGTCAAGACAAGCAGATGGATCTCCCCCGAAagatagaattaaaaaaaaaacagagtatCCCAATCTTGATGGGGATGTGTTTTCCATTTGATTCGGAAACATTGCCTCAATGTATAAGCAGGGCCAGTGGGTTCTGCAATCTCATTCTAGGCAAACTTTAGTGCACTGATTCAGAGTAATTCCCTTTCGGATTGGACGTTGATTAGCTTTCACTAGTGACTTGCATGGAGAAAATTTCCCCACGAGGTTTCTCAGCGCATTCCCGGAATCGTAACGGCCGATTGGTCGCACGCACTTCTAAAATAGGTCTCTCGACGTGAACAGCGGTGAAAGCAGAGTGTTCTGGAATTCCTCTGTGAATTATTGGGTTGAGTCATCGAATCTCTCTcggtgtttcttcttcttcttcttctccatcaaTGGAGGCGCTAACCATGATTTTGTTAAGTAACGTTTCGCCAATCAAAGACTTCCACATGAGCAAGATTGATCAACAGAGAGGAAGAGCGAGAGAATTCACAGAGAAAATCAGATAGCGGGGTTATTCAAAACTTCGGCAGGAATTTGCAGAGGCCAGAGTTTAGCATTTTCCCTCGCTTTCCGTTTTCGTTTTCCCAGATGGAAATCTTCAAGACGTGAACTACAACCGAAcccaagaaaggaaagagaagaagagagaggctaAAGAAGACATTTTCACTGATTTATCATGAATCGCCACCGACACCCACGTCCACTCTGCATGCTTCCTCCACGCTTCTCCTCCTACCCGTGTTCGACGTTGCCACCGTGGCCGTTCTCGCTGCGCCCTCCGCCTTCTCTCTTTCCatcttcgtcgtcttcttcatcgCTGTCGTCTTCAAGAATCCCTTCATCTTCCTCGATCTCGTCGCTCGGATGGACGAACTGCAACGTCAGACGCCCGCCTTCCCTCGACGCGTGAAGGAACTCCTGCGTCGGGAACCTAATCTCCTTCAGCACGAACCGCCCGTCGTTGCGATACGACTTGAAGCACACCCACGGCTTCCCGCTCATGCTCAAGCTCGATATTGGGGGCGGGAACCCTCGGAATGCGCTCCCTATCGACCTCGATCTCCGAAACTCGTGgaggtggtgatggtgatgattATGAGGATAATACTGAGGACGATGCTTGAACGACGATGACGAGGAGTAAAAGTTCCTCCTGGCCGTACAGGTGGCCGcgctttctttctcttccttgccCTGCCACGCCTCAGCCAGCTTGTAGTCCTCCACGTCCCCGAAGCTCTCGAACCCTAGCCCCTCCGTGCACAGCTGCAGGCTCTCCGAGTTCATCGACGAGAAGCTCTCGCTGCTCCTGTGGTGTCCGtgtccgccgccgccgccctgaGAGCTCATTGAAGAAGGGCTCTTCGCGTTCTCCTCGCCATCGCCGTCGCTGTTGGTCTCCAACTCCATCGTCGACGGCGGTGGCAGCAGCGATGATGGTTCGGGATCCCGCTCCTTGAAGTGGAGTTCCCCGAATATCTCGGTGAAGGAGGAGGCTTGGCAATCAACGGGGTTATGCTCGCCGCTGTCATCGTTGCCGTGGCAGGGCATGATTTGacgacggtggtggtggtggtggaggtccTTCCATGAGGAAAGAGATTCAAGAATAGACGGGTTATCGGGTAATGCGCTGTCGAAGATGGGTTGGAGGCTCCCACAGGCAGCCATGGCTTGGCTGTGTAGAGAAGCTGCTCCTTATTTAGCCCTGAAAGTCTCGGCCTTTCTGTTACTCTCTCTCCCCGTCAGTTTCAcagtgagagaaaagaaagggaaatttttttttgggttgttgtATGGTGGAAAGAGAAGGGGGTTGGAGCTGCACGGGTTGtgatatttgatattttttttttttttttttttttttttgtgtgtgtgggtgAGGGGGTTGAAAAAATCAAAGGACGGGTGTGGAGTTATTAATAGAGGTGCTGATTTTGAGCAGTGGAATAAGGATGGGTGGTTGTGGCTGTGAATCAACTCCAGCTTtgggcctctctctctctctgcttttggAGTTCTTTCACGTTCCAGGATTGTTTGGTCATCCTAATTTCCTGGATAGATGCTCTGGCTTGGTCAAACGAACCATCGAAAGTCGTGGCCCGGGATACCGGTCGAATAGGAGGATAGTCGTCAGTTGGTCTTATGCCGTCTCATCCTGGCCCTTTCTCCTGGATGGACCAGATTGAAGGATAATTCTAACTAATTTCAAGATGGTATTGCCGGTTTCGATATGATTAAATCCAGAGTCAATATGATTGACTCTGTTTTCCAGCTCCAGGGGTTCAGATATCCCAAAGAAGTATTTTCAGCTGATGAAAGGATAGATTGCCCAACCAGTTCTGTGATCAGGGGTTCTCTTCTTTTGTCTACTCAAGGTTGAAATGTGAGGAAGCTGGGATTTTCCTTTTCGTCTTTGTCCAACTGGAATTTCACTTGTTTCCAGGGGACAACTAGCCACGTGGGCTTCGTGCCATGGTGCTTCCTGGACCATTCACGTGTGATTATGTTGGGAAAACCAATGGCCACCAAAGACTCACTCCCTCCCTCTCATTATCTTCTCCAGTTGCTGCACCTCCTCATGCACTCCCTGATCTAGGACAACACTTTTCCAGATGCCACAAAAATTGACCTTCAGTGACAACATTGTCATCTCATTAATCCATAATCTCACCCACCTCACCCAAAAAGGATTCTGGGATCAGGGTCTGAACTGTCATTATTCAGATCCACGCCTAGATTGCAGACTAATCTCACCATCCAcaacaaaaggagaaaggaagatCCCTAGAATTATACTGGAATCTGCATATGCTGAGTGATTTTTTCTCAGcaatgtccattttttttttttaaaacgctTTGCTGTTTTATCTGATATATGGTTGTGAGGATCCGATAACAGAGAGATTCACAGCCAAGCACCCCATCATGTGCCTTTGGTGTGTTATACTTGTCATCGCCAGGGACACAAGGGAGAGATATGCCAAATACCCTTCTGGCCAAAGTCTTGTGCATCACATTTTTAGGAAGTGCAGGTTTAACTTGATAACATGCCTGGCAACTAGCATATTTTTGACGTGTTCGAAGAAGAGATCCCTTGTGCAGGCAATGTGAATGATTCTCGCATCTTTCGAAGGACAAAGGATAGGAGAAAACTGGAGCAGAAAACAGTGACACCTAAGTCGCAATTATAACCATGATCCAATGAGTTCAATGCCGGTGTAGAATACGATATTATGCGCAGATAGAACAAGAAACAGAAGAAAACCGTGTTAGGCGAATCCAAACACAAGCTACTCATAGCATCCAAAACCATCATCCCAGATtagcaaaaggggaaaaaaaaaaagaagagcgTACAAACGAGTTGTTATGCAGGATCCAATAGTAGCATATTCTAATGAACATTAGCAGGCAAACACCCATCATGAAAAGATAGACATGACTCATAAGGAAAACCAACCTCAGCAAACATggacttaaaaaaataatgtagtTGTCAGTTGTTAAATCTCTGGAGGCTCGGCCACTTCGTACCCTCCATCATCGCCAGGCTTCTATCCACTCTATCCTTGAATCTATCCTGCTAAAAGTGCTGATTCCTCCAGTCTTCTCAACAGGGCCTGATACCTGAACGGCAGGTTCCCGCACATATATTTTTCTATGAAAGCTTTTAATATTTGATATGCTGGTTTGGCCAAGTCGGAATTTCCCTTTGCTTAGTTGAGCTCCAGCCTTAAGACCATCGAAATTATTAGCTTTGATTTCGCAACTTCGACTTCCTTCTCCTATTGTGTCGCCATTCTTGTGAGAGCTGACAGAAACTTTATTTGCCTGCGGAGTAAATTCGACGCAAATCTGTGGACTCTGGTGTCCATTATCATCAGGAGGCTCTGTGTGGGAAGTTGGAGGTGACTTGAATATTGCATCCTCTCTTTCTCGCAGCATCCTCGCGATAAGTGTTTTAAGGAAGTTCATTACTTGGACTGCATACATTAATGCAGTCAAAGGATCTCCCATCTGCAATGATTTGGAATATTGAAAAGGTCCTTGCACACTATATCTACATGAATAGAGCTTTTACATGGCTAGAGTTGAGAAGATCTGTAAATGGAGAAAAAGTGAACAACAATACTAGCAACTGAATAATGGCAttctggccaaaagaaaaaaaaaaaaaaagggaaaagctaTGGCATTCTGTTTAAACCGTTCTTTCAGGAGCATCTTCTGCTGGAAAAAAACCTGACATTCGTTTATTTGAAGGCTCCTAACATGAAATAACATTAGCAGGATATATCCATGGCAAAATAAGGGCTCAACGTGGTTCATCTTCCTAAATGAGAGTCTATGAAATATCTTCAGATGTATTATTCAAGCCTAACCTGAGTCATATTTGGAGCAAAAACCATGGCAATGTTGCGTGCATTCATTTTGTTTTGATGTTCCATCTGGGCAACATCGCACATCAGGTTAATTGCCCAGTCTAATAGAGCAGCTTCTGTTGGTGGTAGAAGCCTCACAAGCTCAGCACAGTCTTCTTCAGTCTGGCACAGCATCACTTGCTCAGGTGACAGCGAATCCAGAACACCTCGTGGGAGTTCTCTAAACCATGCCTAAGAAAGATTttaacaaaaatgaatgaatactCAACAACTCTTTCATCTTGAAAGGGAAAGAGAGCAAGAATCTGATGGGGAGATCCAGTCAAAAACGGAAGCAATGATATCCTAGTTCATATTAGAATTGTCATCTTGCTTCCTCCAAGAAGAGTACCTCCCCCTAATAAACCAAAAGTTGATAGAACACAAGCTTGAATAGAACACACACATGGTATTTAAGTaacaaaagatttcttttccatttccattcAAGAGTTCTTATGTGTTTTCACGCGCTTTTGAGACCCCGAAAAATGGACAGATTCTACTTTTCGATACAAATAGCTTAAAGGTCATGTTGTATGAGAGATATATATGTCACTCTCGAGCAGCCATGACTCATTGAGACCAGGGCTTTAAGTTTCTCTATGTGCACACGCCACACTATGTTCCAGAGCTTATGATTAGCCTGAGTAGATTCCATCAGAAACATTCGAAAAGCAGCTGGTCCAGCTGGTAGTGCCATCCAACAATCTATCAACACGATATTACTCCTTGAAAATTGAACTGCATTATGATGTTGATTTCGACAGCTAACTTAATTGCGGGTGCTGCTCGTAACATCAGGGTTCATGCTGTTGCTTTTATAGGTGTTGGAATCCAAAATAAGCTCCACATCCTTTCAGCCTCTCTGTTATTAACTCATGCAATCTATCCTGGACCTCAAAGGAGTTCATTACAGCATGGCTTAGCAGTGTTGTAGCCTCAAAGAGAACATTAGGTAACATACAGTCGACCGGAGACCTAAACACAGATGATCAACCAAGCTTGACATAGTACCTTGATTAATCCAGCCAAGCAATGCACATCAATACCCTCTGGTATAATTCCCCTGTTTAAATGGTCCCTCACAAACTCTCCTTGACTATTTTCAGCATTAATTCTGAATATCCCCTCTGCCTGCGTGAAAATAAAGAAGTCAAACAACTCTGGTACAGAAGTCCACTAGATTGGTTAGTCGCCAGAAGAGCATCATGCTTCTTCAAAGCCGAAGTCACGAGCGATCATGAAAAGGCCTCTACTCATATTCCTTACATCTTTTCCAAAGTCAACCAAGAATCAAAATAATAACATACCTGTAATCCTCCTTGTGCATACAAGCGTCTTTGCATGAGCAAGAGTATGGTGGGAATGCTGTTACCTCTGGAGTCATGTGATAGCTGCATGGACTCTGTTGAGACTCCAAAAACATGAGTACTGCATAGGCAATGATATTGAGTTATCATTGTATGCTACAAGGACAAGAGCTTCAATTGTCGTGCCATAGGAACAGTTTAACTAGCATTGCATTTCCAGTAATGAGACATAATCTGATGAGCACAAGATGCCGCTTTTTGTCATGTGATTGGCCACACACTACTCAACTACTGGGATTCGGATGTTTTTCACAAACTGAAATATCGCACGACTTAAATAAATATCACTACAAGAACACAGAAATTTGTTTCATTTGCACAGATTTGCCACGTCAGAACTTCAGTTGACACAACACTTCGATGACATTGCTGCAAGATCACAATTACAACCCATACAATTCCATTTCAGTCACATGACACTCTGACCCAAACCAATACAAGATTCTACAAAGCCTCATTCTCTTCAATCAGGAATGAGCACAAGAAATCAAATCACACTATCAGGAACTCAACCTCACAAAATACAAGCCCCAAAATGTCTGGAGCCTGAAACATTAGCACAAACACAAGCCAAACCTAACATCTCCAACCAAAGACAATCAAGGGTGCCAAAAACAGCAATGTACCTAGCACTGGGGGCTCTCCTGGGCACTTCAGGTTCAAACTCCACGGGCAAGCCCAAGAACCCATCGAACCTGTCGAATGTAACGTGCGCGACGTGGCGGACGTCAGTGGGCCAACCAATCTCCATGCCGCAGAGCTCGCTCCTGTCGCTCTTGCAAGCAACCAGAGACTTCCTGAGAACCGCCACCAACAGTGCCAACACAGGCAACTGCTGCTCTCTGTTCCCTCTCTCGGCGCTCTCGATATCCTCCTCCACCGAcgactcttcttcctcttcatcattCGCAGGTGGTGGGCGGGATAATGAAGCTGATGGGTCTGTGCTTGGAGGCGAAGCGAAGTGGAGGACCTCCGTCATGGCTGGCAATGAAAAGGGCCTCTCCTCTTTCGGGGAATTACAAAATGGGCAATTGGAAAGCGCCAAGCGAGAGCGTGTTGCGCGACTTTCACGTGTTTCAGAGTAACATGATGAGCGGAAAGATTGTGTTTTGGGGAAGAAAGGTTCGACCTTTACGTTGAGTTGGGTTGAAGTAAAGGTCTGCGAGGGACCTGAGGACCATTATGAACCAAGTTCTTCTTTTCGCGTTTTGGCTCTCGAGGGATGAAGAAGCAAAGTAgtggagagcgagagagagagagagagagagagagagaggacgacAGACGTTTTGGTGGGAAATTGATGTACGTTCGGTTAAGAAATTTGCTGCTTTCGCTAGATTAATTATTGATTGTTAATGTAGTGTTTGT
The genomic region above belongs to Rhodamnia argentea isolate NSW1041297 chromosome 6, ASM2092103v1, whole genome shotgun sequence and contains:
- the LOC115734500 gene encoding uncharacterized protein LOC115734500; amino-acid sequence: MAACGSLQPIFDSALPDNPSILESLSSWKDLHHHHHRRQIMPCHGNDDSGEHNPVDCQASSFTEIFGELHFKERDPEPSSLLPPPSTMELETNSDGDGEENAKSPSSMSSQGGGGGHGHHRSSESFSSMNSESLQLCTEGLGFESFGDVEDYKLAEAWQGKEEKESAATCTARRNFYSSSSSFKHRPQYYPHNHHHHHLHEFRRSRSIGSAFRGFPPPISSLSMSGKPWVCFKSYRNDGRFVLKEIRFPTQEFLHASREGGRLTLQFVHPSDEIEEDEGILEDDSDEEDDEDGKREGGGRSENGHGGNVEHG
- the LOC115734499 gene encoding rho GTPase-activating protein 1, translating into MTEVLHFASPPSTDPSASLSRPPPANDEEEEESSVEEDIESAERGNREQQLPVLALLVAVLRKSLVACKSDRSELCGMEIGWPTDVRHVAHVTFDRFDGFLGLPVEFEPEVPRRAPSASTHVFGVSTESMQLSHDSRGNSIPTILLLMQRRLYAQGGLQAEGIFRINAENSQGEFVRDHLNRGIIPEGIDVHCLAGLIKAWFRELPRGVLDSLSPEQVMLCQTEEDCAELVRLLPPTEAALLDWAINLMCDVAQMEHQNKMNARNIAMVFAPNMTQMGDPLTALMYAVQVMNFLKTLIARMLREREDAIFKSPPTSHTEPPDDNGHQSPQICVEFTPQANKVSVSSHKNGDTIGEGSRSCEIKANNFDGLKAGAQLSKGKFRLGQTSISNIKSFHRKIYVREPAVQVSGPVEKTGGISTFSRIDSRIEWIEAWR